A single region of the Gasterosteus aculeatus chromosome 1, fGasAcu3.hap1.1, whole genome shotgun sequence genome encodes:
- the gmfg gene encoding glia maturation factor gamma yields the protein MRAPRLANEPGDLKKGLTLNCPKAHGGGGVPYSSGKVEEEAAERCVPWARPPPRHQEEPESACQFVLPVSTSPACLKDRRGKRAERNPSRMSNALVVCEVDESLKAKLKKFRFRKETTNAAIIMKIDMEKQLVIVEEEYEDISMDELREELPERQPRFIVYSYKYVHSDGRVSYPLCFIFSSPMGCKPEQQMMYAGSKTGLVHAADLTKVFETRNTDDLTEEWLRNQLGFFG from the exons ATGCGGGCTCCGCG TCTGGCAAATGAACCGGGAGACCTCAAAAAAGGGCTCACGTTGAATTGTCCCAAAGCccatgggggtgggggggtgcccTACTCAAGTGGAAAAGTTGAAGAA gaagcagcgGAGCGCTGCGTGCCGTGGGCGAGGCCCCCCCCGCGGCATCAGGAGGAGCCTGAGTCCGCCTGTCAGTTCGTCTTGCCTGTTTCCACAAGCCCCGCTTGCCTTAAAGACCGGAGAGGAAAGAGAGCCGAGAGGAATCCGTCGAGAATG TCAAACGCGCTGGTTGTGTGTGAAGTGGATGAAAGTCTGAAAGCTAAACTGAAAAAGTTTAGATTTCGAAAAGAAACCACCAATGCTGCCATAATAA TGAAAATAGACATGGAGAAACAGCTTGTTATCGTCGAAGAGGAATATGAG GACATCTCAATGGATGAACTGAGAGAAGAACTCCCAGAGCGGCAACCCag ATTCATTGTCTACAGCTACAAATATGTCCATTCCGATGGAAGGGTGTCTTACCCTCTTTGTTTCATATTCTCTAGTCCAATGG GATGTAAGCCAGAGCAACAGATGATGTATGCAGGGAGCAAGACTGGACTGGTGCACGCTGCGGACCTCACAAAG GTCTTTGAAACAAGAAATACGGACGACTTGACAGAAGAATGGCTGAGGAACCAGTTGGGATTTTTTGGCTGA
- the paf1 gene encoding RNA polymerase II-associated factor 1 homolog isoform X1, whose translation MAPTIQTQSQREDGHSRPSSHRTVPERSGVVCRVKYCNSLPDIPFDPKFITYPFDQHRFVQYKATSLEKQHKHELLTEPDLGVTIDLINPDTYRIDPNILLDPADEKLLEEDIQAPSSSKRSQQHAKVVPWMRKTEYISTEFNRYGVCNEKVEVKIGVSVKQQFTEEEIYKDRDSQISAIEKTFEDAQKSIAQHYSKPRVTPVEVLPVFPDFKMWINPCAQVIFDSDPAPKDLSAPAGVEMMSQAMIRGMMDEEGNQFVAYFLPNEETIRKRKRDCDEGMDYMPEDLYDYKIAREYNWNVKNKASKGYEENYFFIFRDGDGVYYNELETRVRLSKRRAKAGAQSTTNAVLVCKHRDMNEKELEAQDARKAQLENHEPEDEEEDLDKDMQDSGDDKEKGSGSEAENSGSESEREEEDREQRPEEEDQESREKRKRKTSGSGSESGEDRTREMRDEEEIFGSDDESADDDDDDDDDDDDEEVGNNNNKNSARSSGEEGSGSEDERGNREASRSRSASPAHSDRSSEHSETRAQSGSGSERASESSEASDSE comes from the exons ATGGCTCCAACGATTCAGACACAGTCTCAAAGAGAAGACGGGCAcag CAGGCCGTCCTCTCATAGGACTGTTCCAGAGAG GTCAGGGGTGGTCTGTCGAGTGAAGTACTGCAACAGCCTACCCGACATCCCCTTTGACCCCAAATTCATCACATATCCATTTGATCAGCACAG GTTTGTACAATACAAAGCCACTTCTTTAGAGAAGCAACACAAACATGAGCTCCTGACTGAGCCAGACCTCGGGGTCACCATTGATCTCATCAACCCAGACACCTACCGCATAGACCCAAATA TACTTCTGGATCCTGCTGATGAAAAACTGTTGGAAGAGGACATCCAGGCTCCTTCCAGTTCGAAAAG GTCACAGCAGCATGCCAAGGTTGTCCCGTGGATGAGGAAGACCGAATATATTTCGACAGAGTTCAACAGATACGGCGTTTGCAATGAGAAAGTGGAAGTCAA AATTGGTGTGTCTGTCAAGCAGCAGTTTACAGAAGAAGAAATATACAAGGATAGAGACAGCCAGATTTCTGCCATTGAGAAAACATTTGAGGATGCACAGAAATCA ATTGCACAGCACTACAGTAAACCAAGAGTTACTCCTGTGGAGGTGCTACCTGTGTTCCCTGATTTCAAG ATGTGGATCAACCCATGTGCTCAGGTCATCTTTGACTCTGATCCTGCACCTAAAGACCTTTCCGCTCCAGCAGGAGTGGAAATGATGTCTCAGGCCATGATCCG AGGTATGATGGATGAGGAAGGAAATCAGTTTGTGGCTTACTTCCTGCCCAATGAAGAAACAATTCGCAAAAGGAAGAGAGACTGCGATGAAGGGATGGATTATATGCCTGAGGACTT gtATGATTACAAGATAGCCAGGGAGTACAACTGGAATGTGAAGAACAAAGCCAGCAAGGGTTACGAAGAGAACTACTTCTTCATCTTCCGAGACGGAGACGGTGTCTACTACAATGAACTTGAGACCCG GGTGCGCCTGAGCAAGAGGAGAGCCAAGGCTGGAGCTCAGTCCAccaccaacgcagtgctggtGTGTAAGCACAGAGACATGAACGAGAAGGAACTGGAAGCGCAG GATGCTCGTAAAGCTCAGCTGGAGAACCATGAGcctgaggatgaagaggaagactTGGATAAGGACATGCAGGATTCTG GTGATGACAAAGAGAAGGGCAGCGGCAGCGAGGCGGAGAACTCCGGCAGTGAAtctgagagggaggaagaagaccGGGAACAAAggccagaggaggaagaccaAGAGAGCCGAGAGAAGCGCAAGAGGAAGACGAGCGGCAGCGGAAGTGAGAGCGGCGAGGACAGGACCAGAGAAATgcgagacgaggaggagatcTTCGGAAGTGACGACGAGAGTGCagatgacgacgacgatgatgatgacgacgacgatgacgaagaagtcggcaacaacaacaacaagaactcAGCCAGAAGCAGCGGGGAGGAGGGCAGCGGTAGCGAGGACGAGAGAGGGAACCGAGAGGCCAGCAGAAGCCGAAGCGCCTCCCCGGCACACAGCGACCGCAGCAGCGAGCACTCGGAGACCCGAGCCCAGAGCGGCAGCGGCAGTGAGAGAGCCTCAGAATCCAGTGAGGCCAGTGACAGTGAATAG
- the paf1 gene encoding RNA polymerase II-associated factor 1 homolog isoform X2 yields MAPTIQTQSQREDGHRPSSHRTVPERSGVVCRVKYCNSLPDIPFDPKFITYPFDQHRFVQYKATSLEKQHKHELLTEPDLGVTIDLINPDTYRIDPNILLDPADEKLLEEDIQAPSSSKRSQQHAKVVPWMRKTEYISTEFNRYGVCNEKVEVKIGVSVKQQFTEEEIYKDRDSQISAIEKTFEDAQKSIAQHYSKPRVTPVEVLPVFPDFKMWINPCAQVIFDSDPAPKDLSAPAGVEMMSQAMIRGMMDEEGNQFVAYFLPNEETIRKRKRDCDEGMDYMPEDLYDYKIAREYNWNVKNKASKGYEENYFFIFRDGDGVYYNELETRVRLSKRRAKAGAQSTTNAVLVCKHRDMNEKELEAQDARKAQLENHEPEDEEEDLDKDMQDSGDDKEKGSGSEAENSGSESEREEEDREQRPEEEDQESREKRKRKTSGSGSESGEDRTREMRDEEEIFGSDDESADDDDDDDDDDDDEEVGNNNNKNSARSSGEEGSGSEDERGNREASRSRSASPAHSDRSSEHSETRAQSGSGSERASESSEASDSE; encoded by the exons ATGGCTCCAACGATTCAGACACAGTCTCAAAGAGAAGACGGGCAcag GCCGTCCTCTCATAGGACTGTTCCAGAGAG GTCAGGGGTGGTCTGTCGAGTGAAGTACTGCAACAGCCTACCCGACATCCCCTTTGACCCCAAATTCATCACATATCCATTTGATCAGCACAG GTTTGTACAATACAAAGCCACTTCTTTAGAGAAGCAACACAAACATGAGCTCCTGACTGAGCCAGACCTCGGGGTCACCATTGATCTCATCAACCCAGACACCTACCGCATAGACCCAAATA TACTTCTGGATCCTGCTGATGAAAAACTGTTGGAAGAGGACATCCAGGCTCCTTCCAGTTCGAAAAG GTCACAGCAGCATGCCAAGGTTGTCCCGTGGATGAGGAAGACCGAATATATTTCGACAGAGTTCAACAGATACGGCGTTTGCAATGAGAAAGTGGAAGTCAA AATTGGTGTGTCTGTCAAGCAGCAGTTTACAGAAGAAGAAATATACAAGGATAGAGACAGCCAGATTTCTGCCATTGAGAAAACATTTGAGGATGCACAGAAATCA ATTGCACAGCACTACAGTAAACCAAGAGTTACTCCTGTGGAGGTGCTACCTGTGTTCCCTGATTTCAAG ATGTGGATCAACCCATGTGCTCAGGTCATCTTTGACTCTGATCCTGCACCTAAAGACCTTTCCGCTCCAGCAGGAGTGGAAATGATGTCTCAGGCCATGATCCG AGGTATGATGGATGAGGAAGGAAATCAGTTTGTGGCTTACTTCCTGCCCAATGAAGAAACAATTCGCAAAAGGAAGAGAGACTGCGATGAAGGGATGGATTATATGCCTGAGGACTT gtATGATTACAAGATAGCCAGGGAGTACAACTGGAATGTGAAGAACAAAGCCAGCAAGGGTTACGAAGAGAACTACTTCTTCATCTTCCGAGACGGAGACGGTGTCTACTACAATGAACTTGAGACCCG GGTGCGCCTGAGCAAGAGGAGAGCCAAGGCTGGAGCTCAGTCCAccaccaacgcagtgctggtGTGTAAGCACAGAGACATGAACGAGAAGGAACTGGAAGCGCAG GATGCTCGTAAAGCTCAGCTGGAGAACCATGAGcctgaggatgaagaggaagactTGGATAAGGACATGCAGGATTCTG GTGATGACAAAGAGAAGGGCAGCGGCAGCGAGGCGGAGAACTCCGGCAGTGAAtctgagagggaggaagaagaccGGGAACAAAggccagaggaggaagaccaAGAGAGCCGAGAGAAGCGCAAGAGGAAGACGAGCGGCAGCGGAAGTGAGAGCGGCGAGGACAGGACCAGAGAAATgcgagacgaggaggagatcTTCGGAAGTGACGACGAGAGTGCagatgacgacgacgatgatgatgacgacgacgatgacgaagaagtcggcaacaacaacaacaagaactcAGCCAGAAGCAGCGGGGAGGAGGGCAGCGGTAGCGAGGACGAGAGAGGGAACCGAGAGGCCAGCAGAAGCCGAAGCGCCTCCCCGGCACACAGCGACCGCAGCAGCGAGCACTCGGAGACCCGAGCCCAGAGCGGCAGCGGCAGTGAGAGAGCCTCAGAATCCAGTGAGGCCAGTGACAGTGAATAG